The stretch of DNA ATCGGCGACGGCTCGAAAGTGTCGCATTTAAGCTATGTCGGAGACGCTTCCGTCGGCAAGAACGTGAATGTGGGCTGCGGGGCGATCACGGTCAACTACGACGGATTTAATAAATCGATAACCGAAATCGGAGACGACGCTTTTATCGGCAGCAATGTCAACCTGATTGCTCCCGTCACGGTGGGCAAAGGCGCATATGTTGTGGCCGGCTCCACCATTACCAGGTCCGTCTCTGAGGGGGATTTGGCTATTGCCAGACAGCGTCAGGAGAACAAGCCGGGCTATGCGGATAAAATCCGATCCCGGGCAAAAGCGAAAAAGGGCCAGTCTCATCCATCGTAAGTGCGCATGATGCGCCCTGACGCCGGATATTTTCCGCGTATGGCGCATTTGGACAGCTAAATTCAATTGAACCGATCACGGAGGGTTTAACTTTTATGGCTTATCTTGATTCTAAGTTGAAAATTTTCACCTGTAACTCTAATCCCAAGCTTGCTCACCAAATTGCCGACTACATCGGGATTCCAATGGGCGAGTCGCATACGACAAGCTTCAGCGATGGAGAAATTCAGGTCAAGCTGTCGGAGAGCGTACGCGGCTGTCACGTCTACATCGTTCAATCGACTTGCGGTCCTGTCAATGATAACCTGATGGAAATGCTTGTCATGGTTGACGCGCTGAAGCGCGCCTCGGCCAAGAGTATTAATGTGGTTATCCCGTATTACGGCTATGCCCGCCAGGACCGCAAGGCCCGCTCGCGTGATCCGATTACGGCGAAGCTCGTGGCGGACCTGATCGAACGTGCGGGTGCGCAGCGCGTGATTACTATGGACCTGCATGCGATGCAGATTCAGGGCTTCTTCAACATTCCGGTCGATCATATGCTCGGCGTACCGATTCTGGCCCAATATTTCCGTTCCAAGCAGATCCAGAACCCGGTCGTCGTATCTCCGGACCACGGCGGTGTGGTTCGGGCGAGAAAGCTTGCTGATTTCCTGAACGCTCCGCTCGCTATTATCGACAAGCGCCGTCCGGAACCGAATGTCAGTGAGGTTATGAATATTATCGGGAACATCGAAGGGAAGACGGCGATCGTTATCGACGATATCATCGATACAGCGGGTACAATCGTACTGGGGGCCAATGCTTTGAAGGAAGGCGGCGCCAAAGAGGTATATGCATGCTGTACGCATCCGGTACTCTCTGGTCCGGCGCATGAGCGTCTGGAGAATTCTCCGATTAAAGAAGTTGTGGTTACCGATTCGATTCCCATCCGCAGCGAGAACCCCACTTCCAAGCTGAAGGTGCTTTCCGTGGCTCCTCTGCTTGGCGAGGCGATTATCCGGGTGCATGAGGAGTTGTCCATCAGCAAGCTGTTCGAGATCGAATAGCGATATACAAGAAAAACGGCTCCGCTCCCTTTAATTAAGGCGATGCTAAGGCGTCCGTTACTCGTAGAAATATAAGGCCGATGGACAAGCGCGCGGCTTATGCCTTATATTTCGAAGGCAGGGTTACAGCTCCTTTTCCAGGAGATGTAACCCTTGTCGGCTTGCTGGCAGCACCGTAGCTTTAGTTAATCAATAGCCCGGTCGCGAGATAAAGGTGAACAGGCTGCGGTTGTAGAGCGTTCCCTGCAGCTCCGCAAAGCTTGCGTCTACGGCGGTAAGTACGCCGATGTCAACATGTACATCGCCGCGGTACACCTCGACAGGTATGGCATATTGTAGATGATACTGAAAGTGGCGGTGAAGCGTCAGAGGCTCGCCCTGCTGCAGCATATTAACATCACCTGTCTTTTGGAATGGGATAGACGTTTCTTTGGAATTAGGATAGACATTCCGGGAACGCTTATGCTTCTATTGTATCAAGAAAGGGAAGGTTTACAAATGAAATGGATGGTCGGTTTGGGCAACCCTGGGCCGCAGTACGCCAAGACAAGGCATAATGTCGGTTTTATGGCTTTGGACGAACTGGCGCGCAGACATGGAATCGTCTTTAATCAGAACAAGTGCAAATCCGTTATCGGCGAAGGCGTTATCGGCGGAATCAAGACCGTGCTTATCAAACCGATGACGTACATGAATTTGTCCGGGGAAGCGGTCCGCGCCTATATGGATTACTATAAAGTTTCCCTGGAAGATATGATTGTCGTATACGA from Paenibacillus sophorae encodes:
- a CDS encoding ribose-phosphate diphosphokinase, producing MAYLDSKLKIFTCNSNPKLAHQIADYIGIPMGESHTTSFSDGEIQVKLSESVRGCHVYIVQSTCGPVNDNLMEMLVMVDALKRASAKSINVVIPYYGYARQDRKARSRDPITAKLVADLIERAGAQRVITMDLHAMQIQGFFNIPVDHMLGVPILAQYFRSKQIQNPVVVSPDHGGVVRARKLADFLNAPLAIIDKRRPEPNVSEVMNIIGNIEGKTAIVIDDIIDTAGTIVLGANALKEGGAKEVYACCTHPVLSGPAHERLENSPIKEVVVTDSIPIRSENPTSKLKVLSVAPLLGEAIIRVHEELSISKLFEIE